Proteins encoded by one window of Dialister pneumosintes:
- a CDS encoding ABC transporter ATP-binding protein, which yields MNNPMSKSKITSYRRLLEYLWPYWRVLLIAIVCMLFVAASNLILPWVIKDVVDRVLMDKDVYMLYWVIAAILIVFLIRGITTFGHRFLMGYIGQRVITDLRYSLYKHLQKLSISYYDKRRTGEIMSNLTNDIAALQSAIVENFVSLVQEGLIFIGSFISMVYLQWKLTILCLVIVPLVTGTIRFFGRKLHNSGRTVQEKLADVTSMLQETIQGVRIIRSFNRTDFEIQRFQSVNESNFNATVRTIRQQSQMTPFVEFFSAFAVTAIIWYGGMSVINGVMTSGELIAFLMYAINLANPVKRVAEAVGNIQKSLAAADRVFHILDTRPDTIEKENAKELVINDGCVKFKHVKFHYNEGHPILEDFDFTAQAGKTIAIVGPSGAGKTTVANILPRFYDVTGGAVYIDGVDIRDVTLSSLREQIGMVPQDTMLFNTTIKDNILYGRLDATDEEIWEAVRAANAEEFIKALPQGLQTMAGDRGVVLSGGQRQRISIARAILKNPKILILDEATSALDTESEKVVQDALDKLMIGRTAFVIAHRLSTIKHADHILVLNNGRIEEQGTHEELISRHGLYYELYTMSTKNAEGV from the coding sequence ATGAATAATCCAATGTCAAAAAGCAAAATAACTAGTTATCGTCGTTTATTAGAATACTTATGGCCATATTGGCGTGTTCTTTTAATAGCTATTGTTTGCATGTTATTTGTAGCAGCTTCTAATTTAATACTTCCGTGGGTAATTAAAGATGTAGTAGATCGGGTATTGATGGATAAAGATGTATATATGCTTTATTGGGTGATTGCTGCTATTCTCATAGTATTTCTTATTCGTGGAATTACTACATTTGGTCATAGATTCCTTATGGGATATATTGGTCAACGGGTTATTACAGATTTAAGGTATTCCTTATATAAACATCTACAAAAGTTATCTATTTCATACTATGACAAGAGGCGTACCGGTGAAATTATGAGTAACTTAACCAACGATATTGCAGCTTTGCAAAGTGCTATTGTAGAAAACTTTGTAAGTTTGGTGCAAGAAGGGTTAATATTCATTGGTTCTTTTATTTCCATGGTGTATTTACAATGGAAATTAACGATTCTTTGTTTGGTCATTGTACCTTTAGTTACCGGAACCATTCGCTTTTTTGGACGTAAACTACATAATAGCGGTCGAACTGTACAAGAAAAATTGGCAGATGTAACCTCTATGCTGCAAGAAACTATTCAGGGTGTAAGAATCATTCGAAGCTTTAATCGAACAGATTTTGAAATTCAACGTTTTCAGAGTGTTAATGAATCAAACTTTAACGCAACGGTACGAACGATTCGACAACAGAGTCAAATGACTCCTTTTGTTGAATTCTTCTCTGCATTTGCTGTTACTGCTATCATTTGGTATGGAGGCATGTCTGTCATTAATGGAGTAATGACCAGTGGGGAGCTTATAGCTTTTTTAATGTATGCGATTAACTTGGCAAACCCTGTAAAGCGAGTGGCAGAAGCAGTAGGAAATATTCAGAAATCTTTAGCTGCGGCTGATCGTGTTTTCCATATATTGGATACTAGACCTGATACGATTGAAAAAGAAAACGCAAAAGAGTTGGTTATTAATGACGGTTGTGTGAAATTCAAGCATGTAAAATTTCATTATAATGAAGGACATCCGATCTTGGAAGACTTTGATTTTACTGCACAGGCAGGTAAAACTATTGCTATTGTAGGACCTTCCGGTGCAGGAAAAACAACTGTGGCTAATATATTACCGAGGTTTTATGATGTCACCGGTGGAGCTGTATATATTGATGGTGTAGATATTCGGGATGTTACATTAAGTTCTCTTCGTGAACAAATTGGTATGGTTCCACAAGATACTATGCTGTTTAATACTACAATAAAAGATAATATTTTATATGGACGTTTAGATGCTACCGATGAAGAAATTTGGGAAGCCGTTAGGGCAGCAAATGCAGAAGAATTTATAAAAGCATTACCTCAAGGACTTCAGACAATGGCAGGAGATCGAGGTGTTGTTTTATCCGGGGGGCAGAGACAACGAATATCCATTGCACGTGCAATTTTAAAGAATCCAAAGATTTTAATTTTAGATGAAGCAACTTCTGCATTAGATACAGAAAGTGAAAAAGTGGTGCAAGATGCTTTAGATAAGTTAATGATAGGCCGTACGGCTTTTGTTATTGCACATCGACTTTCAACTATAAAGCATGCTGATCATATTTTGGTTCTTAACAATGGACGTATTGAAGAGCAAGGTACACATGAAGAATTGATTTCACGACATGGTCTTTATTATGAGTTGTATACAATGTCCACAAAAAATGCGGAAGGAGTATAA